A single region of the Methanobrevibacter ruminantium genome encodes:
- a CDS encoding tripartite tricarboxylate transporter permease: MFDLVLACFIGIGIGTCTGMVPGIHVNTAGAIMFASSAFLMNYVSAEFLCVIFVAMSIAHALIEFVPSMLLGVPEEGTATSILPGHRMVLEGRSKEAIRIVSVGGFGAILVVIIMMPIFAVALPFLQGISKPYTWIILTVVSVYMIHKLSSGNIAFLWSLLLFVLSGIVGWIMLQTPISSGISLMCTFSGLFGISTILFSLNDSSSIPHQNRFYDLEIDMDAIKSIFAGGTAGAILGFLPGFGPAQGSIIAQGACGTSDDSDDTKNFLLANSGLNTSDTLFSLIAIYLIGNPRSGIAVYMSYLISEFTLSHLMIFTFASLIAVSISLMICLKLGDSFSNLMQGIDYRKLSIAVILLMIAILYAFAIIYKGPILYLTLALITTTALGLLPHYLGVSKSHLMGVLILPAIIIYMQMYI, encoded by the coding sequence ATGTTCGATTTGGTTTTGGCATGTTTTATTGGCATTGGAATAGGAACATGTACAGGGATGGTTCCAGGAATACATGTAAATACTGCAGGTGCCATAATGTTTGCATCCTCCGCATTTTTAATGAATTATGTTTCTGCAGAATTCTTATGTGTAATATTTGTTGCAATGTCAATTGCCCATGCCTTAATCGAATTTGTTCCATCAATGCTCCTTGGAGTTCCAGAGGAAGGAACTGCTACATCCATTCTTCCAGGTCATAGGATGGTTTTAGAAGGAAGATCTAAGGAAGCTATTCGTATCGTTTCTGTTGGAGGGTTTGGAGCCATCCTTGTAGTGATTATCATGATGCCAATATTTGCAGTGGCACTTCCCTTTCTGCAAGGAATATCCAAACCATATACTTGGATTATCTTGACTGTAGTATCGGTATATATGATTCACAAATTAAGTTCAGGGAATATTGCTTTTCTATGGTCCCTCCTCCTTTTTGTTCTATCAGGTATAGTAGGTTGGATAATGCTTCAAACCCCAATATCTTCAGGAATCTCTTTAATGTGCACCTTTAGTGGTTTGTTTGGGATCAGTACTATTTTATTTAGCTTGAATGATAGCTCTTCAATTCCTCATCAAAATAGATTTTATGATTTGGAAATTGATATGGATGCAATCAAAAGCATCTTTGCAGGTGGAACTGCTGGGGCTATTTTAGGATTTTTACCAGGATTCGGTCCAGCTCAAGGAAGCATAATAGCACAAGGAGCATGTGGAACAAGTGATGACAGTGATGATACAAAGAATTTCTTGCTGGCTAATAGTGGATTAAATACTTCAGACACTCTCTTCTCGCTAATAGCTATTTATTTGATTGGTAATCCAAGGAGCGGAATTGCTGTATATATGTCCTATCTGATTTCTGAATTCACTTTATCACATTTGATGATATTCACTTTTGCTTCTTTAATTGCAGTTTCAATATCTTTGATGATCTGTTTGAAATTAGGGGATAGCTTTTCAAATCTCATGCAGGGAATAGATTATAGAAAGCTTTCAATAGCGGTGATTTTATTGATGATTGCAATTCTGTACGCTTTTGCAATAATCTACAAAGGGCCAATCTTATATCTGACCCTTGCATTGATTACAACCACTGCACTGGGTTTGCTTCCACATTACTTGGGAGTGAGCAAATCACATTTAATGGGAGTTCTAATCTTGCCCGCTATAATAATTTACATGCAGATGTACATATAG
- the pth2 gene encoding aminoacyl-tRNA hydrolase, whose product MKQVMIVRTDIKMGKGKIAAQCCHAAIGAYKQADKAKIRKWENEAYAKVVLKAPSLHDLYNLRELARAHGVAYYLVTDAGRTQLPKSTVTVLGLGPDEDDVLDKITGDLKLL is encoded by the coding sequence ATGAAACAGGTAATGATTGTAAGAACTGACATCAAGATGGGAAAAGGAAAAATAGCTGCACAATGTTGCCATGCTGCTATAGGTGCATATAAACAGGCTGACAAGGCAAAAATCAGAAAATGGGAAAATGAGGCCTATGCAAAAGTGGTTTTAAAAGCACCTTCATTGCATGATCTTTATAATTTAAGGGAGCTTGCTAGAGCCCATGGTGTAGCATATTATTTGGTGACTGATGCAGGAAGAACCCAATTGCCTAAATCAACAGTGACTGTTTTAGGATTAGGTCCTGATGAAGATGATGTTTTGGATAAGATCACTGGTGATTTGAAGTTATTATGA
- a CDS encoding elongation factor 1-beta, whose translation MGEVVNTLKVMPESPEVDLEALKAAITDAMPADAELHEITEEPIAFGLVALNVVFIVEDGEGGTGPTEEAVIALADVASAEITDSRRLM comes from the coding sequence ATGGGAGAAGTTGTTAACACTTTAAAAGTAATGCCTGAAAGCCCAGAAGTAGATTTAGAAGCATTAAAAGCAGCAATCACTGATGCAATGCCTGCAGATGCAGAATTACACGAAATTACTGAAGAACCTATTGCATTCGGTTTAGTAGCTTTAAATGTTGTATTCATCGTAGAAGACGGTGAAGGTGGAACTGGGCCTACTGAAGAAGCTGTCATTGCTTTAGCAGACGTAGCTAGTGCAGAAATTACTGATTCTAGAAGATTAATGTAA
- a CDS encoding amino acid kinase family protein codes for MEWVIKIGGSLFPKKAIELANALKGQNCLFVIGGGGFANLIRKYDKEIEFSKDVTHETAIDSMDILAKLLNDKLAFTEISYTIEEAKSISDLNKIPIMICSDILKENEPFAHSWDVTSDSIAAYIASLLDAKLLIATNVNGIYTKDPSLSGAELINEIDVNKLLTFDESSIDLMLPTLLIEYGLDCYVVNGEYPERVLSIMNNENKDSFEYTFIHNE; via the coding sequence ATTGAATGGGTAATTAAGATTGGTGGAAGTTTATTCCCAAAGAAAGCAATTGAACTTGCAAATGCATTAAAAGGTCAAAACTGCTTGTTTGTTATTGGCGGAGGTGGATTTGCCAATCTGATTAGAAAATATGACAAGGAGATTGAATTCTCCAAAGATGTAACCCATGAGACAGCTATTGATTCTATGGATATCTTGGCTAAATTGCTGAATGATAAATTAGCATTTACAGAAATCAGCTATACTATAGAAGAAGCAAAAAGTATTTCTGACTTGAATAAGATACCAATTATGATTTGTTCCGACATTCTAAAGGAAAATGAGCCATTTGCACATTCATGGGATGTGACAAGTGATTCAATTGCGGCCTACATTGCAAGCCTTTTGGATGCAAAGCTTTTAATAGCAACAAATGTAAATGGTATATATACAAAAGATCCATCCTTAAGTGGAGCGGAATTGATCAATGAAATTGATGTAAATAAACTACTGACTTTTGATGAATCATCAATTGACTTGATGTTGCCTACTTTATTGATTGAGTATGGATTGGATTGTTATGTTGTAAATGGAGAGTATCCTGAGAGAGTCCTGTCTATAATGAATAATGAGAATAAGGATTCCTTTGAGTATACATTTATACATAATGAATAA
- a CDS encoding alcohol dehydrogenase catalytic domain-containing protein yields MRGLARIEQDVLGWVDIEIDEYGPYDAICKPLAMAPCTSDVHIVWGHAYMSDAPNRVVGHEATAEVVKVGDKVKDFNRGTV; encoded by the coding sequence ATGAGAGGATTGGCAAGAATCGAACAAGACGTACTTGGCTGGGTTGACATTGAAATCGATGAATATGGACCTTACGACGCAATTTGTAAACCTTTGGCTATGGCACCATGTACTTCAGACGTACACATCGTATGGGGTCATGCATACATGAGCGATGCACCTAACCGTGTAGTAGGACACGAAGCTACTGCTGAAGTAGTTAAAGTAGGGGACAAAGTAAAAGACTTCAACCGGGGGACCGTGTAA
- a CDS encoding CpaF family protein, translated as MVTNSIHNAKEDENYNLIPRYNVLKFNFSDEEKLILEELRENLIDLAISEKMSSFNEELILKDIIRFLENRLQNRFDYDYKENLARNMLKELIGYGELSALIEDDNLEEIMVIGINKPVFVYHRKYGMMETDLLFEDEEKITNIIDSIARETNRRIDQQSPILDARLSNGSRVNATIPPLSANGPTITIRKFKKDPLTIVDLIRYNTLNSEMASFLWLCVDGLGVKPANIIVSGGTSSGKTTLLNALSIFINPMERIITIEDTLELQIPHNHIIRMEARTVNIENQGEITIEDLVKNALRQRPDRIIVGEVRGNEAITLFTALNTGHSGFGTLHANNSRETITRLTNAPMNVPKIMISSIDFIIMEKRIYRSDGISYRRITEIAEVTGMEEGTIQLSKLFEWDSERDEFKNLTIVSKTLEEMANLKGVHISKLNEEWKRRQLVLNYLVKNNISSQKDISKILETYYLNPEYVLNKMGVELD; from the coding sequence ATGGTAACAAATTCAATCCATAATGCTAAGGAAGATGAAAATTATAACCTGATTCCAAGATACAATGTCTTGAAATTCAACTTTTCAGATGAGGAAAAGCTCATATTAGAAGAGCTAAGGGAAAATCTGATAGATTTAGCTATTTCAGAGAAGATGTCTTCCTTTAATGAGGAACTGATATTGAAGGACATTATCCGTTTTTTGGAAAATAGGTTGCAAAATAGATTTGATTATGATTACAAGGAAAATCTGGCAAGGAATATGCTTAAGGAACTTATCGGATATGGAGAATTAAGTGCATTGATTGAAGATGATAATCTGGAGGAGATAATGGTTATAGGTATAAATAAGCCAGTTTTTGTCTATCATAGAAAATATGGGATGATGGAAACTGACCTCCTCTTTGAAGATGAGGAAAAGATAACGAATATCATTGATTCAATAGCACGTGAAACAAATAGGAGAATAGATCAACAATCTCCGATTCTTGATGCAAGGCTTTCCAATGGCTCAAGAGTTAATGCAACAATCCCCCCATTATCTGCAAATGGGCCTACAATAACAATTCGTAAATTCAAGAAAGACCCATTGACTATTGTTGACTTGATTAGATACAACACATTGAATAGTGAAATGGCATCATTCTTATGGCTATGTGTTGATGGATTGGGAGTGAAACCTGCAAACATCATAGTATCTGGTGGAACAAGTTCAGGTAAGACAACACTTCTTAATGCACTTTCTATATTCATCAATCCCATGGAGAGAATAATCACAATTGAAGATACTTTGGAGCTTCAGATTCCACACAATCATATCATCAGAATGGAAGCGAGAACAGTGAATATTGAAAACCAGGGAGAGATAACAATTGAGGATTTGGTTAAAAATGCATTAAGGCAAAGGCCAGACAGAATTATCGTTGGTGAAGTTAGGGGAAATGAGGCAATCACACTATTCACTGCATTGAATACAGGACATTCCGGATTTGGGACATTGCATGCAAACAATTCACGTGAAACCATTACAAGACTTACCAACGCTCCAATGAATGTTCCTAAAATCATGATTTCATCAATTGATTTCATTATCATGGAAAAGAGAATCTACAGGTCAGATGGAATTTCATACAGAAGAATTACAGAAATTGCAGAGGTTACCGGTATGGAAGAGGGAACAATTCAGTTGAGCAAGTTATTCGAGTGGGATAGTGAAAGGGATGAATTCAAAAACCTGACAATAGTTAGCAAAACGTTAGAAGAAATGGCTAATCTCAAGGGAGTTCATATCTCTAAACTGAATGAGGAATGGAAAAGAAGACAGTTGGTTTTGAACTATTTGGTAAAAAATAACATATCTTCTCAAAAAGATATATCTAAAATTCTTGAAACTTATTATCTCAATCCAGAATATGTATTAAATAAGATGGGTGTTGAATTAGATTGA
- a CDS encoding DUF4013 domain-containing protein encodes MIGSKSIIEAKMPLKRLKYTFDYCSANPIGFLIILFLIWSINFMNSYADAHTIKYKLIFYPMAFLVTLFMYGYGLAITKDTIRNGEKLPIIKLKQCTVFGIKASIMITRYSFIEGFLLYDLSTRSYLLNFT; translated from the coding sequence ATGATTGGGAGCAAATCAATTATTGAAGCTAAAATGCCATTAAAAAGATTGAAATACACATTTGATTATTGCAGCGCAAATCCCATAGGTTTTTTAATTATCTTATTCTTAATCTGGTCTATAAATTTTATGAACAGCTATGCCGATGCACATACAATCAAATATAAGCTCATTTTTTATCCAATGGCATTTTTAGTGACTCTTTTTATGTATGGGTATGGGTTGGCAATTACAAAAGACACCATAAGAAATGGAGAGAAATTGCCTATAATAAAACTTAAGCAATGCACTGTTTTTGGTATAAAAGCGTCCATTATGATAACTCGCTATTCATTTATAGAAGGATTTCTATTATATGACCTTTCAACCAGATCCTATTTGCTGAATTTCACTTAA
- a CDS encoding zinc-binding dehydrogenase, translating to MSFVTFKHGVFAEQFHVNQADANLAHLPEHVSLEQAVMISDMMTTGFYAAELAEIKPGDTVACFGIGPVGLMSLAGAQIMGASHLIAVGSHPAAIKVAKEYGAHDIVDYHNGSTVEQIMDLTDGKSVDKVVIGGGGKDTLSEALSVLKVGGIIGNVLHYDGIETIPIDGLSWGQGLADKTIRGGVCPGGRARMEKLANLIEYGRFDSSKLITHKFDKFDDIEEAIILIRDKPRDLIKPAVILDD from the coding sequence ATGAGCTTTGTAACCTTCAAGCATGGTGTATTTGCAGAACAATTCCATGTAAACCAAGCTGACGCAAACTTGGCACACTTGCCTGAACATGTAAGCTTAGAACAAGCTGTAATGATTTCAGACATGATGACTACCGGTTTCTATGCTGCAGAACTTGCAGAAATCAAACCTGGTGATACAGTAGCTTGTTTCGGTATCGGTCCTGTAGGACTTATGTCATTAGCTGGTGCACAAATTATGGGTGCTTCCCATCTTATTGCTGTAGGAAGCCATCCAGCAGCTATTAAAGTAGCTAAAGAATACGGTGCACATGATATTGTAGATTACCACAACGGCAGTACTGTAGAGCAAATCATGGACTTAACCGATGGTAAAAGTGTAGACAAAGTAGTAATCGGTGGTGGAGGAAAAGACACCCTCTCCGAAGCTTTATCCGTACTTAAAGTCGGTGGTATTATCGGTAACGTATTGCACTATGACGGTATTGAAACCATCCCTATCGACGGTCTTTCATGGGGTCAAGGACTTGCTGACAAGACCATCCGTGGTGGAGTATGCCCTGGTGGACGTGCTAGAATGGAAAAATTAGCAAATCTTATTGAATATGGCCGTTTCGATTCATCCAAATTAATCACCCACAAATTCGACAAATTTGATGACATCGAAGAAGCTATTATTTTAATTAGAGACAAACCACGTGACTTAATTAAACCAGCTGTTATTTTGGATGACTAG
- a CDS encoding acyltransferase — MDLVRAISILTVLYIHATDGIYIISSDAIMNYTLFSRIFQFASLFIGRIGVPFFLMITGYLLLDRTYDDEKVHRFWTKNCKGLIIVTVIWSAIYAVSILYVSLFSPDVNAIEAENLFFSHMWYMPMIIGMYLSLPFVASTLSHYKPKTIEQATIVFSLLAFLLPFISLLFDMEGIRNINIQFCLGFSGGIYGIYIILGWLVKKGQFKKYSSNKFRLLAIVSFLICVLFQYYAYIRGYPFLLWYEFPFILTGSLALFELCSRRKKVRGFKGVQFLSK, encoded by the coding sequence ATTGATCTTGTAAGGGCAATATCTATTTTAACTGTTTTGTACATTCATGCAACTGATGGAATATATATCATATCATCTGATGCAATTATGAACTATACATTGTTTTCAAGGATATTTCAATTTGCATCCCTTTTCATTGGACGTATAGGAGTTCCATTCTTCCTGATGATTACAGGATACTTATTGCTTGACAGAACTTATGATGATGAGAAAGTTCACAGATTCTGGACAAAGAATTGTAAAGGATTAATTATAGTAACCGTCATTTGGTCTGCAATTTATGCTGTAAGCATATTGTATGTATCTCTTTTCAGTCCGGATGTCAATGCAATAGAAGCAGAAAACCTATTCTTTAGCCATATGTGGTATATGCCAATGATTATTGGAATGTATCTTTCATTGCCATTTGTAGCAAGCACTTTAAGCCATTACAAACCAAAAACAATTGAGCAAGCTACAATTGTCTTCTCACTTTTAGCATTCCTATTGCCATTCATCTCATTGTTGTTTGACATGGAAGGAATCAGAAACATAAACATACAATTCTGTCTTGGTTTTAGTGGTGGAATCTATGGTATTTACATTATCTTAGGATGGCTAGTTAAAAAAGGACAATTCAAAAAGTATTCCAGCAATAAATTCAGATTGCTTGCGATTGTTTCATTTTTAATTTGCGTTCTGTTCCAATACTATGCATATATCAGAGGATATCCTTTCCTATTATGGTATGAATTCCCATTTATCCTAACTGGTTCACTTGCATTGTTTGAGTTATGTTCCAGAAGGAAAAAGGTCAGAGGATTTAAAGGAGTTCAATTCCTATCCAAATAA
- a CDS encoding type II secretion system F family protein yields MDKFHNKNKCDDEIELNDEKNSKDGINLTNEGIFKINDFLKNDSIFEELENRYLQESASNGVNSSNQSQNIFSSLKCTSYGNDENVGNKANRNEDNFLETIKEKLIGVLLNNNFIQIDESNFYNSILRIIAMAFSILTLIVALISYFISLELGLAIFISILLVALAVFYYPKIKKQNEYASFSKELPYALRQLATELRAGRSLFDSLDSVASSDYGILSVEFSRVLEEIKYGESTENAFLNLEKRVDSKALSRTIYEILTSLRIGANLSNSLSIIADDVNFDIRMKLKEYSEKLNAFVMMYTFLAILAPVILLTMLLAASVVIGDLVPGDLILVLYSVFFPMIIVFLGFAIKKLEPKI; encoded by the coding sequence TTGGATAAATTTCATAATAAAAACAAGTGTGATGATGAGATAGAATTAAATGATGAAAAAAATTCTAAAGATGGAATCAATTTAACCAATGAAGGAATTTTTAAGATAAATGACTTCTTAAAAAATGATAGCATTTTTGAAGAGCTGGAAAATAGATATTTGCAGGAATCCGCTTCAAATGGAGTGAATTCATCTAATCAATCTCAAAATATTTTCAGCAGCTTGAAATGCACAAGTTATGGAAATGATGAGAATGTGGGAAATAAGGCCAATCGTAATGAAGATAATTTTCTAGAAACTATTAAGGAAAAATTGATTGGAGTTTTACTAAATAACAATTTTATTCAAATTGATGAATCAAATTTTTATAATTCCATTTTAAGAATCATTGCAATGGCCTTCTCTATTCTAACACTCATTGTAGCATTAATCAGCTATTTCATATCTTTAGAATTAGGTCTAGCTATTTTCATTTCCATTCTACTGGTTGCTCTTGCAGTATTCTATTATCCTAAGATAAAAAAGCAAAATGAATATGCTTCATTTTCAAAGGAACTTCCATATGCCTTAAGGCAATTAGCAACTGAACTTAGGGCAGGCAGGAGTTTGTTTGATTCATTGGATTCTGTTGCAAGTTCAGATTATGGAATTCTTTCTGTGGAATTTTCACGAGTTCTTGAAGAGATCAAATATGGTGAAAGTACAGAAAATGCATTTTTAAATCTTGAAAAAAGAGTTGATTCAAAGGCCTTGTCAAGAACGATATATGAAATTCTAACAAGCTTAAGGATTGGAGCAAACTTATCCAATTCCTTAAGCATTATTGCAGATGACGTTAACTTTGACATCAGGATGAAATTGAAGGAGTATAGTGAAAAGCTGAATGCATTTGTTATGATGTATACATTTTTAGCTATTTTAGCACCAGTCATTCTTTTGACAATGCTTCTTGCAGCATCTGTAGTGATTGGGGATTTGGTGCCTGGTGATTTGATATTGGTTCTATATTCTGTATTTTTCCCTATGATAATTGTCTTTTTAGGATTTGCAATAAAAAAATTAGAGCCTAAAATCTGA
- a CDS encoding heavy metal translocating P-type ATPase — MIYDIVYDKGTRLRVRAGKEAFTKEETYGLSETLLEYDFIDEVTISHRNGSILIFYNDISKKAEILHILDKISQADLYEGKATDNISLAEISNEFFFRLSKHVLKRYLFKIILPIPFRKVRMLYHAANYLYHGLDSLTSFRADVALLDGTAIAASLITRNYKSVGSMMFLLSISDMLEDYTMQKTKSTLKSSLALNIDSVWKVDIDDEGNEIESQSPLSQIKKGDKIIIRTGAIIPVDGVIADGDAMINEASMTGESLAVHKSEGKAVHAGTVVEEGSIVIEVRSVNDETRLKKIIDMIEDSEELKASIQSKAEKLADSIVPYSLLTTALTYLLTGNTSKALAVLMVDFSCAIKLTTPISVISAMKEASDNRMMVKGGKHLEAYANADTIVFDKTGTLTNAHPVLEKVIPCGKYERDEVLRIAACIEEHFAHSVATAIVKQAEAEGLHHEEDHSEVEYIVAHGISTTYDGKKAIIGSRHFVEEDEGIKFTKKQQKIIDENIKEYSVIYLAIGKKLQGILCISDLVRDEAHDVISQLKELGISNVVMLTGDSENAAHKIANDLGITQYKSQVLPEDKASIIQELKDEGHQVIMVGDGINDSPALSAADVSVAMRNSSDIAREVADISLLSDDLYDLVTLRKLSTGMLDKINANYRHIVMFNESLIGLGLLGIIPPTTTSLLHNLSTMLFGLRSTKSVLGEENPVVIDTQVVSNQDALIGEAAK; from the coding sequence TAACTATTTCCCATAGAAACGGAAGCATACTGATTTTTTACAATGATATAAGCAAAAAAGCGGAAATTCTCCACATATTGGACAAGATCTCTCAAGCAGACCTCTACGAAGGAAAGGCAACAGACAATATAAGCTTAGCTGAAATATCAAATGAATTCTTTTTCAGATTATCTAAACATGTCTTAAAAAGATATCTCTTTAAAATTATCCTGCCAATACCATTTAGGAAAGTGAGAATGTTATATCACGCTGCCAACTACCTATATCATGGATTGGATAGCTTAACCAGTTTTAGAGCTGATGTTGCACTTCTTGATGGGACTGCTATAGCTGCATCATTAATCACTCGCAACTACAAGTCTGTAGGTTCAATGATGTTCTTATTGTCTATTTCAGATATGCTGGAAGACTATACAATGCAGAAAACAAAAAGCACTTTAAAAAGCAGTTTAGCATTGAACATTGATAGCGTATGGAAAGTTGATATCGATGATGAAGGAAATGAAATCGAAAGTCAATCCCCATTGTCTCAAATCAAAAAAGGAGACAAAATAATAATTAGAACAGGTGCAATCATTCCTGTAGATGGAGTCATTGCAGATGGGGATGCCATGATCAACGAGGCATCAATGACTGGAGAATCATTGGCAGTGCATAAGAGTGAAGGAAAAGCTGTCCATGCAGGAACCGTTGTTGAGGAAGGGTCAATAGTAATCGAAGTTCGTTCCGTTAACGATGAAACCCGATTGAAAAAGATCATTGATATGATTGAAGACTCCGAGGAGTTGAAGGCAAGCATTCAAAGCAAGGCAGAAAAATTAGCTGATTCAATTGTGCCTTACAGTTTGCTTACAACAGCATTAACCTATTTGCTTACAGGAAACACTTCAAAAGCATTGGCTGTATTGATGGTGGATTTCTCATGTGCAATTAAGTTAACTACCCCGATTTCAGTCATCTCTGCAATGAAAGAGGCATCTGACAATAGGATGATGGTTAAAGGTGGAAAACACTTGGAAGCATATGCCAATGCAGATACCATAGTATTCGATAAGACAGGAACCTTGACCAATGCCCATCCAGTTCTTGAAAAGGTCATTCCTTGTGGAAAATACGAAAGGGATGAAGTATTGAGAATTGCTGCATGCATTGAAGAGCACTTCGCTCATAGTGTAGCGACAGCAATTGTGAAACAGGCTGAAGCTGAAGGATTGCATCATGAAGAGGACCATAGTGAAGTTGAATACATCGTTGCACATGGTATTTCAACTACATATGATGGCAAAAAGGCAATCATTGGAAGTAGACACTTTGTAGAGGAAGATGAAGGCATCAAGTTTACAAAGAAACAGCAAAAGATCATTGATGAGAACATTAAAGAGTATTCAGTGATTTATCTTGCAATTGGCAAGAAGCTTCAAGGAATCCTTTGCATTTCAGATCTTGTTAGGGACGAAGCTCATGATGTAATCAGCCAACTTAAGGAATTAGGCATTTCCAATGTAGTCATGTTGACTGGAGACAGTGAGAATGCTGCACATAAGATAGCTAATGATTTAGGCATTACACAATACAAGTCACAAGTTCTTCCAGAAGACAAGGCAAGCATTATCCAGGAATTGAAGGATGAAGGACATCAAGTCATTATGGTTGGAGATGGAATCAATGATTCTCCAGCATTGTCTGCTGCTGATGTGTCAGTGGCTATGAGAAACTCATCAGACATTGCAAGGGAAGTTGCAGACATTTCCTTGCTTTCAGATGACTTATATGACTTGGTAACACTTAGAAAGCTCTCAACTGGAATGCTTGATAAGATAAATGCCAATTACAGACACATTGTAATGTTCAATGAATCTTTAATTGGACTTGGATTGCTTGGAATCATTCCACCTACTACAACTTCATTGCTTCATAACTTATCCACAATGCTATTTGGATTAAGAAGCACTAAATCTGTTTTAGGCGAAGAGAATCCAGTTGTCATTGACACTCAAGTAGTAAGCAATCAAGATGCATTAATTGGTGAAGCTGCCAAATAA
- a CDS encoding zinc finger domain-containing protein, whose protein sequence is MEKVNCQSCKQEIPLIEPYVQFNCPVCGKPIARCESCRTFGHSYKCECGFEGP, encoded by the coding sequence ATGGAAAAAGTAAACTGTCAATCTTGTAAACAAGAAATACCATTAATTGAACCTTATGTTCAATTCAACTGTCCTGTATGTGGTAAACCTATCGCAAGATGTGAAAGTTGCCGTACTTTCGGTCACTCTTACAAATGCGAATGCGGATTTGAAGGACCATAA